TCGCGGAGCCCGCGCGACAGGAACATCATGCGCGGCGACTCCGCCGGACGGACGTCACTGGGCGCTCACCGCGGACGGACTCAACACCACCAGCTGGCCGTGCATCATCGGCAGGTGAGCCGGGATGGCGCACGCAAAGTCGTAGATCCCGGGCGCCCGGGCCACGTAGGTGGTGTCCACCACCGTCTGGCCCGGCAACTTCACGAACAGATCGTGCAGCACGAAGTTGTGTTCGTCGTCTTCCGGATTCACGAAGTGAAAGTGGATCGTGTCGCCGGCCACGACGGTGATCGTGCTCGGCTCGAAGCCGTACACCTCCTTGCCGTCGAGCACTCCGCCCTTGGCAAAGTCCTTCTTCAGGAATGGCAGGACGCCGGCGTCTTCCTTGACCATCAGCGCCACGGTGGTCACCGTCACGTAGCGCGCGTGCGGTGCGTAGGCCGGAGGGGGCGGCGCCTTCGGCTCCGCGGCGCAAGCCGTGAGCGCGGCGGCAACGAACACCATGAGA
This genomic interval from Gemmatimonadaceae bacterium contains the following:
- a CDS encoding cupredoxin domain-containing protein: MPSVRPVLMVFVAAALTACAAEPKAPPPPAYAPHARYVTVTTVALMVKEDAGVLPFLKKDFAKGGVLDGKEVYGFEPSTITVVAGDTIHFHFVNPEDDEHNFVLHDLFVKLPGQTVVDTTYVARAPGIYDFACAIPAHLPMMHGQLVVLSPSAVSAQ